Sequence from the Amycolatopsis sp. NBC_00345 genome:
GCGGGGTCGGACGTACGCGCGGAGTTCGCCGAGCCGACCGAGAACCTGGCGTTCGACGAGGCGTTGCTGCGAGTGGCGCCTTCGGCCCCGGTGCTGTGGCTGTGGCGCAACCCGGTCTGTGTTGTCGTCGGGCGTGGGCAGAAGGTGGCGCGGGAGGTGCGCGTCGCGGAGTGCGCGCGCGACGGCGTCCCGGTCCTGCGGCGAGCCAGCGGCGGCGGCACGGTGTTCCATGACCCGGGGAACCTGAACGTGACTTTGGTGCTGCCGGGCCCGCCGGACCGCCCGCTGGAAATGCTGGGCCTGGTCATGTCGGCGGCGGTGGAGAAGCTGGGCCTGACGCCGCGCCTGGGCGAACGAGGCTTGTTCGTGGGTACGCAGAAGCTTTGCGGCTTCGCGGTCTTCCGCACGAAGGGCGGGCTGCTGGCGCACTCGACGCTGCTGATCGACACGGACGCCTCGCGCGTCGGCGCGTACCTCACCGGCCCGCCGCCGGACCCGAAGCCACTGGACTCGCACCGCAGCCCCGTCGCGTCACTGTCCGGCCACGGCCTGTCGTTCTCCCCGGGCGAGGTGGAGTCCGTGGTACGCGCGGCGGCCGCTTCGCTGCTCGGCCCGCTCGAGCCGCGCCCACCGTCTCCAGCCGAACTGGACCGGCAACGCACACTGCTGCGTACCCGCTACCACTACGACGCCTGGCACACCGACGGACGGCAACGCCAACCCTGACACCGCCCGAAACAGCGAAGCCCCTCGCGGTGTGAAGGGCGGATTCTCGGGGTCCTCGCAACACCTGATGGTCTAGATGGCTGTCAGTAGATCACGCA
This genomic interval carries:
- a CDS encoding lipoate--protein ligase family protein; translated protein: MNAGSDVRAEFAEPTENLAFDEALLRVAPSAPVLWLWRNPVCVVVGRGQKVAREVRVAECARDGVPVLRRASGGGTVFHDPGNLNVTLVLPGPPDRPLEMLGLVMSAAVEKLGLTPRLGERGLFVGTQKLCGFAVFRTKGGLLAHSTLLIDTDASRVGAYLTGPPPDPKPLDSHRSPVASLSGHGLSFSPGEVESVVRAAAASLLGPLEPRPPSPAELDRQRTLLRTRYHYDAWHTDGRQRQP